One Elaeis guineensis isolate ETL-2024a chromosome 10, EG11, whole genome shotgun sequence genomic window carries:
- the LOC105059965 gene encoding putative disease resistance protein RGA4 isoform X1 has product MANTLVSSILSKSSQILGSFQRWAVSPSSSSDPRSKIMKDLKKLERTLTRIQAVLHDAEEREICEKAINLWLKELKEVAYEAEDVLDEYRYEELRAQVEGRAFRKRKRAEADDEEEVSGSPSTIVVSIPDGMGNRIREIRERFDEISEDRERLRLREEDGERRVLGAVYPAPTSHMVEESSIYGREHDKQKVIDLLFSEGTKKGISVIPIVGKGGLGKTTIAQLVYNDSQVKECFDLTGWVCVSDDFNVIKLTKDIIESITQQSCDLTLLSTLQNTLEANVKGKKVLLVLDDVWNEQRSLWESLRRPFVLGAGTVRIIVTCRNDSVAEIMQTVQPYHPDYLSEDKSWLLFKHYAFGGRDSEEQSRLAEVGKQIVKKCSNLPLAVKTIGSLLREMRDEDSWKDVLQSDLWEVDRNYNETLAALRISYTRMPAHLKPCFVYCSMFPKDYVFDKDVLVRLWMAQGYIPLRDRRTMEEIGNEYFSDLQRRSFFDSGRPFYMQTKRLILDSDEMFKMHDLIHDLAKSIAENECCTIVDRSLPSFFGMVRHLYMEDKKELVKSLCSHDLGALRTLLLEGWNGRNKRIMVPEHYARTLVSQGHMTDLLEDWLRGMAIGEVPPLLTHFPPPLLRTRCLRTLQIDWESEDELPNSIDNLKHLRYLHVRSHCIKRLPKSVCLLYHLQTLILDGSRLEELPDGLGNLTELRYFELHSYVIKRLPELVCRLHNLRTLKLFCPHLVELPCGLSNLTNLQDFELWSNVVTSLPGSICQLPNLQILDIGLCMNLVELPSGIGSLPNLRFLNTAGTGIHCPPVGIEKLTILWTLHGREIVRGRIGVLKDLHIQGTILISGLRNLVNIEDARDANLKCKHGLQCLSLAWNGQHDHQFLSLGGALRIEASPEENKDVPVDEKREEAMLEYLQPHANLRNLHIVGYGGSKFPKWVGNPFSFASLQEISINGCENIRSLPLYIHDSLGKLDEPMPQSVLERVHILSCRQLTSIAGLHNLHSLKYLRIYDCPQLGLLSEEGLPSTLETLSIGECQQLTSSLGMQNLTSLRQLIIKSCPIVGLHNLHSLKYLRIYDCPQLRLLTVEGLPSTLEMLSIGECQQLTSLLGMKNLTSLKELSIKNCPKLHIMAENQLSSMQKCDFVKVVSGNKMAIISNTWERIKHEFDPTEHRNPMKRFLSSTYELLTPRISAPVLEELTVWSCELPVRCLKWYWPWLRSLRRLVIKDCCTIRYLPDVLLAYTLKSLVVDSCENLESLKLTHKNRDVLEELQVVNCPKFVVLEGLNHLIFLKFLRIKQCPQLQPSQDDWLLPSTHPHVEIEGVLETKFYPPHSENKETIDGRTQEKRLMQCGMEEQQSQS; this is encoded by the exons ATGGCGAACACTCTCGTCTCTTCCATCCTATCAAAATCCAGCCAAATATTGGGCTCTTTTCAGAGATGGGCAGTCTCGCCATCTTCATCATCGGATCCACGCAGCAAGATCATGAAAGATCTGAAGAAGCTGGAGAGAACATTGACAAGGATCCAGGCAGTGCTCCATGATGCGGAGGAGAGAGAGATATGTGAGAAAGCCATCAATCTTTGGCTTAAGGAGCTTAAAGAAGTTGCATATGAAGCGGAAGACGTGCTGGACGAGTACCGCTACGAGGAACTGCGAGCCCAAGTGGAAGGCCGAGCTTTCAGGAAGAGGAAGCGAGCGGAAGCGGACGATGAGGAAGAGGTAAGTGGTTCTCCTTCGACCATAGTAGTTTCAATTCCGGATGGCATGGGGAATAGAATCAGGGAGATCAGGGAGAGGTTCGATGAGATCTCGGAGGATCGGGAACGCCTCCGTTTAAGAGAGGAAGATGGAGAGCGGCGGGTCCTCGGAGCTGTGTACCCAGCACCAACCAGCCACATGGTGGAAGAGTCGAGTATTTATGGAAGGGAACATGACAAGCAAAAGGTAATTGATTTGCTGTTTTCTGAAGGTACGAAAAAGGGTATCTCTGTCATTCCAATTGTCGGCAAGGGCGGACTGGGAAAAACCACCATCGCCCAACTAGTTTACAATGACTCCCAGGTAAAAGAATGTTTCGATCTAACTGGATGGGTTTGTGTATCTGATGATTTCAATGTTATAAAGCTAACAAAGGACATCATTGAGTCTATTACTCAACAATCATGTGATCTTACACTACTAAGCACACTTCAAAACACTCTCGAGGCAAATGTGAAGGGGAAGAAAGTGTTGCTCGTGTTGGACGATGTCTGGAATGAGCAACGAAGCCTTTGGGAGTCCTTAAGAAGACCTTTTGTACTTGGTGCAGGAACTGTAAGAATTATTGTGACCTGTAGGAATGATTCGGTTGCCGAGATCATGCAGACGGTGCAGCCTTATCATCCTGACTACTTGTCTGAAGACAAATCTTGGTTATTGTTCAAGCACTACGCATTTGGTGGTCGAGACTCTGAAGAACAATCACGGTTGGCAGAGGTTGGTAAGCAGATTGTCAAGAAGTGTTCCAATTTACCATTGGCTGTGAAGACAATAGGAAGCCTTCTAAGAGAAATGAGAGATGAAGACAGTTGGAAAGATGTCTTGCAAAGTGATCTATGGGAAGTAGATAGGAATTATAATGAGACTTTGGCGGCTCTTAGAATAAGCTATACTCGCATGCCAGCACATCTGAAACCTTGTTTCGTCTATTGTTCCATGTTCCCCAAGGATTATGTGTTTGACAAAGACGTTTTAGTCAGATTGTGGATGGCGCAAGGCTACATCCCACTTAGAGATAGAAGAACAATGGAAGAGATTGGCAATGAATATTTCAGTGACCTACAAAGAAGGTCATTCTTTGACTCTGGCAGACCTTTTTATATGCAAACAAAAAGATTGATCCTTGATTCTGATGAGATGTTTAAGATGCACGATTTGATACATGATCTAGCGAAATCTATTGCAGAAAATGAGTGTTGCACAATTGTGGATAGGAGTCTACCCAGTTTTTTCGGTATGGTTCGCCATTTATACATGGAAGATAAAAAGGAATTAGTGAAATCACTGTGCTCGCATGATCTTGGGGCTCTACGGACCTTGTTACTAGAGGGTTGGAATGGAAGAAACAAAAGAATAATGGTGCCGGAACATTATGCAAGAACATTGGTATCCCAAGGACACATGACCGATTTACTAGAAGATTGGTTAAGAGGAATGGCAATCGGCGAAGTACCACCTCTTCTAACCCACTTTCCACCACCTCTTCTGAGGACAAGATGTTTGCGGACTCTACAAATTGATTGGGAAAGCGAAGATGAGTTGCCAAATTCAATCGATAACCTGAAGCACCTGCGTTACCTGCATGTCCGGTCCCATTGCATTAAGAGACTCCCTAAATCAGTATGCCTCCTTTACCACCTACAGACACTGATACTTGATGGAAGTCGCCTTGAAGAGTTACCGGATGGCCTAGGTAACCTTACTGAGCTACGATACTTTGAGCTACACTCGTATGTTATTAAAAGGCTCCCTGAATTAGTATGCCGACTTCACAACCTTCGGACATTGAAACTTTTTTGTCCCCATCTTGTAGAGTTACCATGTGGCCTAAGTAACCTTACTAACCTACAAGACTTCGAGCTATGGTCAAATGTTGTTACAAGCCTACCTGGATCAATCTGTCAGCTCCCCAACCTGCAGATATTGGATATTGGGTTATGCATGAATCTTGTAGAGTTACCCAGTGGCATAGGAAGCCTTCCTAACCTCCGCTTCCTCAATACTGCTGGTACTGGAATTCACTGCCCGCCGGTTGGGATCGAGAAACTAACAATTCTTTGGACCTTGCATGGACGTGAGATTGTGCGGGGTCGGATAGGAGTGTTGAAGGACTTGCACATCCAAGGAACTATCCTCATCTCAGGGCTCAGGAACTTGGTCAACATTGAGGATGCCAGGGACGCCAATCTTAAATGTAAGCATGGACTGCAGTGCTTGTCTCTAGCATGGAATGGACAGCATGATCACCAGTTTCTTTCTTTAGGTGGTGCCCTACGTATAGAAGCTAGTCCAGAAGAAAATAAAGATGTCCCAGTCGATGAAAAAAGGGAGGAAGCCATGCTCGAGTACCTCCAACCTCACGCCAACCTCAGAAATTTGCATATAGTAGGGTATGGTGGTTCCAAGTTCCCAAAATGGGTGGGAAATCCTTTCTCCTTTGCATCACTTCAAGAAATCAGTATAAATGGGTGTGAAAACATAAGGTCCCTTCCTCTATACATTCACGACTCTCTTGGAAAATTGGATGAACCCATGCCACAATCCGTGCTTGAGAGAGTGCACATTTTGAGTTGCCGACAGCTCACATCCATAGCAGGGTTGCATAATCTCCACTCACTTAAATATCTGAGGATATACGATTGTCCTCAACTCGGTCTCTTATCAGAGGAAGGATTGCCATCCACACTTGAAACGCTGTCGATAGGGGAGTGCCAACAGCTGACATCATCGTTGGGGATGCAAAACCTTACTTCTCTCAGACAATTAATTATAAAAAGCTGTCCCATAGTAGGGTTGCATAATCTCCACTCGCTTAAATATCTGAGGATATACGATTGTCCTCAACTCCGTCTCTTAACGGTGGAAGGATTGCCCTCCACACTTGAAATGCTGTCGATAGGGGAGTGCCAACAGCTGACATCATTGTTGGGGATGAAAAACCTTACTTCTCTCAAAgagttaagtataaaaaattgtcCCAAACTACATATCATGGCAGAAAATCAGCTCTCATCTATGCAGAAATGTGACTTCGTCAAG GTCGTTTCAGGCAACAAGATGGCGATTATATCAAACACATGGGAGAGGATAAAGCATGAGTTTGATCCCACCGAGCATCGGAATCCAATGAAACGCTTTTTGTCCAGCACTTATGAATTGCTGACGCCAAGGATATCTGCACCCGTGCTTGAAGAGCTGACAGTATGGAGTTGCGAGTTACCAGTACGGTGCCTGAAATGGTACTGGCCGTGGCTCCGATCTCTTCGACGCTTGGTTATAAAGGACTGCTGTACAATCCGATACCTGCCAGACGTACTACTAGCATATACGCTCAAGTCCTTGGTGGTTGATAGTTGTGAGAACCTGGAGTCTTTAAAGTTGACACACAAGAACCGAGATGTACTTGAGGAGCTGCAGGTTGTGAATTGCCCAAAGTTCGTAGTGTTGGAAGGACTGAATCACCTTATCTTCCTAAAATTCCTAAGAATAAAGCAATGCCCTCAACTCCAGCCTTCACAAGATGATTGGCTGCTGCCATCTACTCATCCACATGTGGAAATTGAAGGAGTATTGGAGACGAAATTCTATCCTCCACATTCAG AGAACAAAGAAACAATTGATGGTAGAACACAAGAGAAACGACTGATGCAGTGTGGGATGGAAGAACAACAATCGCAATCATGA
- the LOC105059965 gene encoding putative disease resistance protein RGA4 isoform X2: MANTLVSSILSKSSQILGSFQRWAVSPSSSSDPRSKIMKDLKKLERTLTRIQAVLHDAEEREICEKAINLWLKELKEVAYEAEDVLDEYRYEELRAQVEGRAFRKRKRAEADDEEEVSGSPSTIVVSIPDGMGNRIREIRERFDEISEDRERLRLREEDGERRVLGAVYPAPTSHMVEESSIYGREHDKQKVIDLLFSEGTKKGISVIPIVGKGGLGKTTIAQLVYNDSQVKECFDLTGWVCVSDDFNVIKLTKDIIESITQQSCDLTLLSTLQNTLEANVKGKKVLLVLDDVWNEQRSLWESLRRPFVLGAGTVRIIVTCRNDSVAEIMQTVQPYHPDYLSEDKSWLLFKHYAFGGRDSEEQSRLAEVGKQIVKKCSNLPLAVKTIGSLLREMRDEDSWKDVLQSDLWEVDRNYNETLAALRISYTRMPAHLKPCFVYCSMFPKDYVFDKDVLVRLWMAQGYIPLRDRRTMEEIGNEYFSDLQRRSFFDSGRPFYMQTKRLILDSDEMFKMHDLIHDLAKSIAENECCTIVDRSLPSFFGMVRHLYMEDKKELVKSLCSHDLGALRTLLLEGWNGRNKRIMVPEHYARTLVSQGHMTDLLEDWLRGMAIGEVPPLLTHFPPPLLRTRCLRTLQIDWESEDELPNSIDNLKHLRYLHVRSHCIKRLPKSVCLLYHLQTLILDGSRLEELPDGLGNLTELRYFELHSYVIKRLPELVCRLHNLRTLKLFCPHLVELPCGLSNLTNLQDFELWSNVVTSLPGSICQLPNLQILDIGLCMNLVELPSGIGSLPNLRFLNTAGTGIHCPPVGIEKLTILWTLHGREIVRGRIGVLKDLHIQGTILISGLRNLVNIEDARDANLKCKHGLQCLSLAWNGQHDHQFLSLGGALRIEASPEENKDVPVDEKREEAMLEYLQPHANLRNLHIVGYGGSKFPKWVGNPFSFASLQEISINGCENIRSLPLYIHDSLGKLDEPMPQSVLERVHILSCRQLTSIAGLHNLHSLKYLRIYDCPQLGLLSEEGLPSTLETLSIGECQQLTSSLGMQNLTSLRQLIIKSCPIVGLHNLHSLKYLRIYDCPQLRLLTVEGLPSTLEMLSIGECQQLTSLLGMKNLTSLKELSIKNCPKLHIMAENQLSSMQKCDFVKVVSGNKMAIISNTWERIKHEFDPTEHRNPMKRFLSSTYELLTPRISAPVLEELTVWSCELPVRCLKWYWPWLRSLRRLVIKDCCTIRYLPDVLLAYTLKSLVVDSCENLESLKLTHKNRDVLEELQVVNCPKFVVLEGLNHLIFLKFLRIKQCPQLQPSQDDWLLPSTHPHVEIEGVLETKFYPPHSGHREQRNN, encoded by the exons ATGGCGAACACTCTCGTCTCTTCCATCCTATCAAAATCCAGCCAAATATTGGGCTCTTTTCAGAGATGGGCAGTCTCGCCATCTTCATCATCGGATCCACGCAGCAAGATCATGAAAGATCTGAAGAAGCTGGAGAGAACATTGACAAGGATCCAGGCAGTGCTCCATGATGCGGAGGAGAGAGAGATATGTGAGAAAGCCATCAATCTTTGGCTTAAGGAGCTTAAAGAAGTTGCATATGAAGCGGAAGACGTGCTGGACGAGTACCGCTACGAGGAACTGCGAGCCCAAGTGGAAGGCCGAGCTTTCAGGAAGAGGAAGCGAGCGGAAGCGGACGATGAGGAAGAGGTAAGTGGTTCTCCTTCGACCATAGTAGTTTCAATTCCGGATGGCATGGGGAATAGAATCAGGGAGATCAGGGAGAGGTTCGATGAGATCTCGGAGGATCGGGAACGCCTCCGTTTAAGAGAGGAAGATGGAGAGCGGCGGGTCCTCGGAGCTGTGTACCCAGCACCAACCAGCCACATGGTGGAAGAGTCGAGTATTTATGGAAGGGAACATGACAAGCAAAAGGTAATTGATTTGCTGTTTTCTGAAGGTACGAAAAAGGGTATCTCTGTCATTCCAATTGTCGGCAAGGGCGGACTGGGAAAAACCACCATCGCCCAACTAGTTTACAATGACTCCCAGGTAAAAGAATGTTTCGATCTAACTGGATGGGTTTGTGTATCTGATGATTTCAATGTTATAAAGCTAACAAAGGACATCATTGAGTCTATTACTCAACAATCATGTGATCTTACACTACTAAGCACACTTCAAAACACTCTCGAGGCAAATGTGAAGGGGAAGAAAGTGTTGCTCGTGTTGGACGATGTCTGGAATGAGCAACGAAGCCTTTGGGAGTCCTTAAGAAGACCTTTTGTACTTGGTGCAGGAACTGTAAGAATTATTGTGACCTGTAGGAATGATTCGGTTGCCGAGATCATGCAGACGGTGCAGCCTTATCATCCTGACTACTTGTCTGAAGACAAATCTTGGTTATTGTTCAAGCACTACGCATTTGGTGGTCGAGACTCTGAAGAACAATCACGGTTGGCAGAGGTTGGTAAGCAGATTGTCAAGAAGTGTTCCAATTTACCATTGGCTGTGAAGACAATAGGAAGCCTTCTAAGAGAAATGAGAGATGAAGACAGTTGGAAAGATGTCTTGCAAAGTGATCTATGGGAAGTAGATAGGAATTATAATGAGACTTTGGCGGCTCTTAGAATAAGCTATACTCGCATGCCAGCACATCTGAAACCTTGTTTCGTCTATTGTTCCATGTTCCCCAAGGATTATGTGTTTGACAAAGACGTTTTAGTCAGATTGTGGATGGCGCAAGGCTACATCCCACTTAGAGATAGAAGAACAATGGAAGAGATTGGCAATGAATATTTCAGTGACCTACAAAGAAGGTCATTCTTTGACTCTGGCAGACCTTTTTATATGCAAACAAAAAGATTGATCCTTGATTCTGATGAGATGTTTAAGATGCACGATTTGATACATGATCTAGCGAAATCTATTGCAGAAAATGAGTGTTGCACAATTGTGGATAGGAGTCTACCCAGTTTTTTCGGTATGGTTCGCCATTTATACATGGAAGATAAAAAGGAATTAGTGAAATCACTGTGCTCGCATGATCTTGGGGCTCTACGGACCTTGTTACTAGAGGGTTGGAATGGAAGAAACAAAAGAATAATGGTGCCGGAACATTATGCAAGAACATTGGTATCCCAAGGACACATGACCGATTTACTAGAAGATTGGTTAAGAGGAATGGCAATCGGCGAAGTACCACCTCTTCTAACCCACTTTCCACCACCTCTTCTGAGGACAAGATGTTTGCGGACTCTACAAATTGATTGGGAAAGCGAAGATGAGTTGCCAAATTCAATCGATAACCTGAAGCACCTGCGTTACCTGCATGTCCGGTCCCATTGCATTAAGAGACTCCCTAAATCAGTATGCCTCCTTTACCACCTACAGACACTGATACTTGATGGAAGTCGCCTTGAAGAGTTACCGGATGGCCTAGGTAACCTTACTGAGCTACGATACTTTGAGCTACACTCGTATGTTATTAAAAGGCTCCCTGAATTAGTATGCCGACTTCACAACCTTCGGACATTGAAACTTTTTTGTCCCCATCTTGTAGAGTTACCATGTGGCCTAAGTAACCTTACTAACCTACAAGACTTCGAGCTATGGTCAAATGTTGTTACAAGCCTACCTGGATCAATCTGTCAGCTCCCCAACCTGCAGATATTGGATATTGGGTTATGCATGAATCTTGTAGAGTTACCCAGTGGCATAGGAAGCCTTCCTAACCTCCGCTTCCTCAATACTGCTGGTACTGGAATTCACTGCCCGCCGGTTGGGATCGAGAAACTAACAATTCTTTGGACCTTGCATGGACGTGAGATTGTGCGGGGTCGGATAGGAGTGTTGAAGGACTTGCACATCCAAGGAACTATCCTCATCTCAGGGCTCAGGAACTTGGTCAACATTGAGGATGCCAGGGACGCCAATCTTAAATGTAAGCATGGACTGCAGTGCTTGTCTCTAGCATGGAATGGACAGCATGATCACCAGTTTCTTTCTTTAGGTGGTGCCCTACGTATAGAAGCTAGTCCAGAAGAAAATAAAGATGTCCCAGTCGATGAAAAAAGGGAGGAAGCCATGCTCGAGTACCTCCAACCTCACGCCAACCTCAGAAATTTGCATATAGTAGGGTATGGTGGTTCCAAGTTCCCAAAATGGGTGGGAAATCCTTTCTCCTTTGCATCACTTCAAGAAATCAGTATAAATGGGTGTGAAAACATAAGGTCCCTTCCTCTATACATTCACGACTCTCTTGGAAAATTGGATGAACCCATGCCACAATCCGTGCTTGAGAGAGTGCACATTTTGAGTTGCCGACAGCTCACATCCATAGCAGGGTTGCATAATCTCCACTCACTTAAATATCTGAGGATATACGATTGTCCTCAACTCGGTCTCTTATCAGAGGAAGGATTGCCATCCACACTTGAAACGCTGTCGATAGGGGAGTGCCAACAGCTGACATCATCGTTGGGGATGCAAAACCTTACTTCTCTCAGACAATTAATTATAAAAAGCTGTCCCATAGTAGGGTTGCATAATCTCCACTCGCTTAAATATCTGAGGATATACGATTGTCCTCAACTCCGTCTCTTAACGGTGGAAGGATTGCCCTCCACACTTGAAATGCTGTCGATAGGGGAGTGCCAACAGCTGACATCATTGTTGGGGATGAAAAACCTTACTTCTCTCAAAgagttaagtataaaaaattgtcCCAAACTACATATCATGGCAGAAAATCAGCTCTCATCTATGCAGAAATGTGACTTCGTCAAG GTCGTTTCAGGCAACAAGATGGCGATTATATCAAACACATGGGAGAGGATAAAGCATGAGTTTGATCCCACCGAGCATCGGAATCCAATGAAACGCTTTTTGTCCAGCACTTATGAATTGCTGACGCCAAGGATATCTGCACCCGTGCTTGAAGAGCTGACAGTATGGAGTTGCGAGTTACCAGTACGGTGCCTGAAATGGTACTGGCCGTGGCTCCGATCTCTTCGACGCTTGGTTATAAAGGACTGCTGTACAATCCGATACCTGCCAGACGTACTACTAGCATATACGCTCAAGTCCTTGGTGGTTGATAGTTGTGAGAACCTGGAGTCTTTAAAGTTGACACACAAGAACCGAGATGTACTTGAGGAGCTGCAGGTTGTGAATTGCCCAAAGTTCGTAGTGTTGGAAGGACTGAATCACCTTATCTTCCTAAAATTCCTAAGAATAAAGCAATGCCCTCAACTCCAGCCTTCACAAGATGATTGGCTGCTGCCATCTACTCATCCACATGTGGAAATTGAAGGAGTATTGGAGACGAAATTCTATCCTCCACATTCAG GACACAGAGAACAAAGAAACAATTGA